ccttccacacccctcaccccgaatcaccttccacacccctcaccccgaatcaccttccacacccctcaccccgcacccctccccgaatcaccttccacacccctcaccctgcacccctccccgaatcaccttccacacccctcaccccgcacccctccccgaatcaccttccacacccctcaccctgcacccctccccgaatcaccttccacacccctcaccccgcacccctccccgaatcaccttccacacccctcacccctccccgaatcaccttccacacccctcaccccgcacccctccccgaatcaccttccacacccctcaccccgcacccctccccgaatcaccttccacacccctcaccctgcacccctccccgaatcaccttccacacccctcaccctgcacccctccccgaatcaccttccagACCCCTCACCCCGCACCtctccccgaatcaccttccacacccctcaccctgcacccctccccgaatcaccttccacacccctcacccctcacccctccccgaatcaccttccacacccctcaccccgcacccctccccgaatcaccttccacacccctcaccctgcacccctccccgaatcaccttccacacccctcaccctgcacccctccccgaatcaccttccacacccctcaccctgcacccctccccgaatcaccttccacacccctcaccctgcacccctccccgaatcaccttccacacccctcacccccgcacccctccccgaatcaccttccacacccctcaccctgcacccctccccgaatcaccttccacacccctcaccccgcacccctccccgaatcacctttcacacccctcaccccgcacccctccccgaatcaccttccacacccctcaccccgcacccctccccgaatcaccttccacacccctcacccctcacccctccccgaatcaccttccacacccctcacccctcacccctccccgaatcaccttccacacccctcaccctgcacccctccccgaatcaccttccacacccctcaccctgcacccctccccgaatcaccttccacacccctcaccccgcacccctccccgaatcaccttccacacccctcaccccgcacccctccccaaatcaccttccacacccctcaccccgcacccctccccgaatcaccttccacacccctcaccccgcacccctccccaaatcaccttccacacccctcaccccgcacccctccccgaatcaccttccacacccctcccccgcacccctccccagatcaccttccacacccctcaccccgcacccctccccgaatcaccttccacacccctcaccctgcacccctccccgaatcaccttccacacccctcaccctgcacccctccccgaatcaccttccacacccctcaccccgcacccctccccaaatcaccttccacacccctcaccccgcacccctccccgaatcaccttccacacccctcaccctgaatcaccttccacacccctcaccccgcacccctccccgaatcaccttccacacccctcaccctgcacccctccccgaatcaccttccacacccctcacccctccccgaatcaccttccacacccctcaccccgcacccctccccgaatcaccttccacacccctcaccctgcacccctccccgaatcaccttccacacccctcaccccgcacccctccccgaatcaccttccacacccctccccctgcacccctccccgaatcaccttccacacccctcaccccgcacccctccccgaatcaccttccacacccctcaccccgcacccctccccgaatcaccttccacacccctcaccccgcacccctccccgaatcaccttccacacccctccccctgcacccctccccgaatcaccttccacacccctcaccctgcacccctccccgaatcaccttccacacccctcaccccgcacccctccccgaatcaccttccacacccctcaccctgcacccctccccgaatcaccttccacacccctcacccctccccgaatcaccttccacacccctccccctgcacccctccccgaatcaccttccacacccctcaccctgcacccctccccaaatcaccttccacacccctcaccccgcacccctccccgaatcaccttccacacccctcaccctgcacccctccccaaatcaccttccacaccctgtattacactgaggggcaatggtaatcaatttataatatataaaactatggctattgaaactcagtatctgaactacagctcccagcatccttcACTGTTACTGCTAGTGTAGTggcatgctgggagttgtagtttttttatgattctgtataatatataaaactatggctattgaaactcaggggggctgtctgaatcgtgtttggtgttgctgtataatatataaaactatggctattgaaactcaggggggctgtctgaatcgtgtttggtgttgctgtataatatataaaactatggctattgaaactcaggggggctgtctgaatcgtgtttggtgttgctgtataatatataaaactatggctattgaaactcagggggactgtctgaatcgtgtttggtgttgctgtataatatataaaactatggctattgaaactcagggggactgtctgaatcgtgtttggtgttgctgtataatatataaaactatggctattgaaactcaggggggctgtctgaatcgtgtttggtgttgctgtataatatataaaactatggctattgaaactcagggggactctgaatcgtgtttggtgttgctgtataatatataaaactatggctattgaaactcagtatatgaactacagctcccagcatccctcactgtTACTGCTAGTGTAGTggcatgctgggagttgtagttttttaaATGATTCTGTATAATATCTAACACTATGGCTATTGAAAGTGTCTGAATCGTGGGTTTGTGTTTGCAGAGTGTCACGGGGTTCGGTAGGCAGATGATTGAGAAAACGAAACAGCTGGTAGAATCCAAATACACTGTTGCCAACGGATACCAAGCAGATGCTAAAGTAAGCCTCCTTACTGTCacttaaaatccattctcttgtCTCCTtttataaagaactacagctcccagcatgcctcgccatggcccgcgggtgcagaggcatgctgggagctgtagtcctatagccagggctggagcgatttttttgtaatggcacAGTCACAACTGGGAGTTGACCCGAAAAGCCTGCTCTCTTTCGCCCCCTGTAGGTCATTTATGGCGACACGGACTCCGTGATGGTCAAACTGGGATTGGAGACTGTGGAGGAAACAATGAAACTGGGAAGAGAAGCCGCTGGCTGGGTTTCCAGTCACTTTGTACCCCCCATCAAACTGGAGTTCGAAAAGGTACCAGTGactcccagtgtgtgtgtgtgtgtgtgtgtgtgtggctcctctccctcctctctcctctctcctcctctctcctctctcctctcatctctcactctctctctctctctctctctctcaggtgtatTACCCCTATCTCTTGATTAGTAAGAAGCGCTATGCTGGTCTGTatttctcctccctctcctctgtcactctctcctcccctcctctctcccctctctctcctctctatctctctctctctctctcctctcctctctctctctcactctctcctctctctctctcaggtgtatTACCCCTATCTCTTGATCAGTAAGAAGCGCTATGCTGGTCTgtatttctcctccaatccgcacaCTCATGATAAGATGGATTGTAAAGGGATCGAGACCGTCCGCAGAGACAACAGCCCCCTGGTGGCCAATCTGATTAACACCTGCCTGAAGTTCATCCTGATAGACAGGTATTGAGAATGCTTCCTCCAgctgtgtgcgtgtgcatgtgcgggTGTGCGGGTGCgttggtgtgtgtgtggctcctctctctcattatcagtgacaatatctgtgtgtgtgtgtgtgtgtgtgtgacaaatgAATAGTTAATTTGTCCCCTAATTTGAGATATATTTGtacactctctctcctctctcctctctctcctctctctctcctctctctctcctctctcctctcctgtctctctcctctctctcctctctctcctctctctcctctctcctctctcctctcccctctcccctctcccctctctcctctcctctctcccctctctcccctctgtcctctctcctctctcctctctctcccctctctctcccctcctctcctgtcctctctcctctctctcctctctgtctcccctctctctctcccctcctctcctgtcctctctcctctctctcctctctcctctctctcctctcctctcctctctcctcttctctctcctctctctcctctctctctcctctctctcctctctctctcccctcctctcctgtcctctctcctctcccctctcccctctctcctctactctctcctctctctcctctctctcctctcctctctctcctctctcctctctctcctctctcctctctctcctctctcctctctctcctctctctcctctctctcctctccgctctctcctctctcctctctcctctctctctcctctctcctctcctctctcctctcccctctctcctctctctcctctcctctctctcctctcctctctctcctctcctctcctctctctcctctctctctcctctctcctctctctcctctcctctcctctcctctcctctctctctcctctctctctcccctctcctctctcctctcctctctcctctcccctctcctctcaggGATCCTATGGGAGCTGTGGATCATGCTAAGGAAGTGATCTCAGACCTGCTGTGTAACCGCGTGGATATCTCTGAGCTCGTCATCACCAAGGAGCTGACCCGCACGGCTGAGGAGTACGCGGGCCGGCAAGCACACGTGGAGCTGGCAGAGAGGCGagagagagtgtctgtgtgtgtgtgtgtgtgtgtgtgtgtctgtgtgtctgtgtgtgtgtgtctgtctgtctgtgtgtgtgtgtctgtctgtgtctgtgtctgtctgtgtgtgtgtctctgtctctgtgtctgtctgtctgtctgtctgtgtctgtctgtctgtgtctgtctctgtctgtctgtgtgtgtctgtctctgtctgtgtctgtgtgtttgtgtctgtgtgtttgtgtgtctgtctgtgtgtgtgtctgtctgtctctgtctgtgtgtctgtctgtctgtctgtgtgtgtgtgtgtgtgtgtcttgtctgtgtgcgtgtctgtctgtgtctgtctgtctctgtctgtgtgtctgtctgtctgtctgtgtgtgtgtgtgtgtgtgtgtgtgtgtgtgtgtgtcttgtctgtgtgcgtgtctgtctgtgtctgtctgtgtgtctgtctgtctgtctgtgtgtctgtctgtctgtctgtctgtctgtgtgtgtgtgtgtgtgtgtgtgtgtgtgtgtgttgtgtgtgtttgtgtctgactttgtgtctgtctgtctctgtctgtgtgtgtgtgtgtgtgtgtgtgtgtgtgtgtgtgtgtgtgtgtgtctgtctgtctgtctctgtctgtgtgtctgtctgtctgtctgtgtgtgtgtgtgtgtgtgtcttgtctgtgtgcgtgtctgtctctgtctgtctgtctgtgtgtgtgttgtgactATTTTTATTCTCTGCTGGTCACATGGTTTCCTGTTCTTTGTTGtgaaagaacagagagagagggagagacacacacacactgagacacagtctCACTGATAACGAGACAGGAGACACACACGCGCACCCACACTgagacatgcgcacacacacgcacacacgcacgcagatGTTACAATTCTCTCTCAACTGACGCAGACCGACTTTATTAATATATTTCCGGTTTCCTGTAAAATCTCACACTTTCTCAACCATGATTAGCCATGCgtccaaaaataaaacatgtacaaataGAGCGTCtttcaaatccattctctcacctcttattagctttattaacaggatcactggcccctccctttaaaggagcgctgaccatctttaaaatccattctctcacctcttattagctttattaacaggatcactggcccctccctttaaaggagcgctgaccatctttaaaatccattctctcacctcttattagcttttttaacaggatcactggcccctccctttaaaggagcgctgaccatctttaaaatccgtTCTCTCTTTTCCAGGATGAGGAAGAGGGACGCGGGCAGCGCCCCAAATTTGGGGGACAGGGTCCCCTACGTTATCATCAAAGCTACCAAAGGAGTTGCTGCCTACATGAAGTCAGAGGTAAGTGTCCAGGGATTGGTCAACAGACTACAACTCCCATGATCCCCTGCCTGGAGCCCCCaggcagaggcatgctgggatgTGTAGTTTGAAGTTCTGTTGACCCGAGACTCCTCATGTGTACTGAATCGTATGTTGCTGGCAATTTCCAcacccctctctgtctgtctgtgtgtgtctgtgagtctgtgagtctctgtgtgtgtgtgtctgtctgtctctgtctgtctgtgtgtgtctgtgagtctctgtgtgtgtgtgtctgtctgtctctgtctgtctgtgtgtgtctgtgtgtctgtgagtctgtgtgtgtctgtctgtctgtctctgtctgtctgtgtgtgtctgtgagtctctgtgtgtgtgtgtctgtctgtctctgtctgtctgtgtgtgtctgtgagtctgtgtgtgtgtgtctgtctgtctctgtctgtctgtgtgtgtctgtgtgtctgtgagtctgtgtgtgtgtgtgtgtgtgtgtctgtctgtgtgtgtgtgtgtgtgtctgtctgtgagtctctgtgtgtgtgtgtctgtgtgtctctgtctgtctgtgtgtgtctgtgagtctctgtgtgtgtgtgtctgtgtgtctctgtctgtctgtgtgtgtctgtgagtctctgtgtgtgtgtgtctgtgtgtctgtgtctgtctgtctgtctgtctctgtctgtctgtgtgtctctgtctgtctgtgtgtgtctgtgagtctctgtgtgtgtgtgtctgtgtgtctctgtctgtctgtgtgtgtctgtgagtctctgtgtgtgtgtgtctgtgtgtctgtgagtctctgtgtgtgtgtgtctgtgtgtctctgtctgtctgtgtgtgtctgtgagtctctgtgtgtgtgtgtctgtgtgtctgtgtctgtctgtctgtctgtctctgtctgtctgtgtgtctctgtctgtctgtgagtctctgtgtgtgtgtgtctgtgtgtctctgtctgtctgtgtgtgtctgtgagtctctgtgtgtgtgtgtctgtgtgtctgtgtctgtctgtgtgtgtctgtgagtctctgtgtgtgtgtgtctgtgtgtctctgtctgtctgtgtgtgtctgtgagtctctgtgtgtgtgtgtctgtgtgtctctgtctgtctgtgtgtgtctgtgagtctctgtgtgtgtgtgtctgtgtgtctctgtctgtctgtgtgtgtctgtgagtctctgtgtgtgtgtgtctgtgtgtctctgtctgtctgtgtgtgtctgtgagtctctgtgtgtgtgtgtctgtgtgtctgtgtctgtctgtgtgtgtctgtgagtctctgtgtgtgtgtgtctgtgtgtctctgtctgtctgtgtgtgtctgtgagtctctgtgtgtgtgtgtctgtgtgtctctgtctgtctgtgtgtgtctgtgagtctctgtgtctgtgtgtctgtgtctgtctgtctgtctgtctcttgtctgtctgtgtgtgtctgtgtgtctgtgagtctctgtgtgtgtgtgtctgtctgtctctgtctgtctgtgtgtgtctgtgagtctctgtgtgtgtgtgtctgtgtgtctctgtctgtctgtgtgtgtctgtgagtctctgtgtgtgtgtgtctgtgtgtctctgtctgtctgtgtgtgtctgtgtgtctgtgagtctgtgtgtgtgtgtctgtctgtctgcgagtctctgtgtgtgtgtgtctgtctgtctgtgtgtgtctgtgtgtctgtcaaattcaaattcaaattaaaaaatgctttattggcatgacgagagcgctcaggtattgccaaagcttttataatacaaaacagaaataataaaacggaaatacaattacagaacctaacaaacacaaaaaaccattgttcccttccctttgaacgatataactccctccctccctccctccgtcctcccctcctccctccctccctctctccttctttccaccctccctccctcctcccctcccctcccctcctccctccctccctccctctctccttctttccaccctccctccctccctccctcctcatcacccGTACCCCCtggtcgtgtatgcagggtgtcacacactgtccctcaggttgtggcaggcagacacatactgtgctgctagatttgcagttcgctcctcctctcctagaaggatggggattttactagaattggagaggaggttaaactctgccatttgttttttgaattgggggatatatctctcccgtatctctgtgtattttgagcaggacaacaggaagtgcatttctgtctctacctctcccagatcacagtgacagcacagccttttttctttggcaatccaggtttttttgtgccggccagtttcgatggccaggctgtggtcactgagtctgtacttggtcaggatctgtctatgttttgtgtttttgaccctgtctctctctctcggtttgtctctgtgtttgtgtgtgtgtgtctgtctctctctctctgtgtgtctgtctctgtgagtctgtctgtctgcctgtgtgtgtgtgtctctctctgtgtctctctatgtgtctgtgtgtgggtctgtgtgtctgtgtgtgtctctctctctctgtctctgtgtctctctctctctgtctctgtgtgtctctctctctcctctctgtctgtctctgtctgtctctcacccTCTCATTTTCACACTTATGTTCGCTTGCCTGATTTGTGGTGACACTTGGCAATGTCGTTTTCGAAGGGGggggcaagggggggggggggcactaaaataaaaaccaacaacacaCAGCTGcgacttttttttcattttattttattttaaccacaCGAATTCAGCCAAcggtttttaaaatcttttttttcaattttatttaggGAACCGATTCTGAAAATCTGTGGTAGAGATAACATTGTGAAATCTAAAACTgacccgtcccccccccccgatccCCGTCCCCCCTCCCTCACTAAACCAATCACCAGGAAACTAacaatagggaagcattgtaaagcacagagaggtctggtaaagcatagggaagcattgtaaagcacagagaggtctggtaaagcatagggaagcattgtaaagcacagagaggtctggtaaagcatagggaagcattgtaaagcacagagaggtctggtaaagcatagggaagcattgtaaagcacagagaggtctggtaaagcatagggaagcattgtaaagcacagagaggtctggtaaagcatagggaagcattgtaaagcacagagaggtgtggtaaagcatagggaagcattgtaaagcacagagaggtctggtaaagcatagggaagcattgtaaagcacagagaggtctggtaaagcatagggaagcattgtaaagcacagagaggtctggtaaagcacagggaagcattgtaaagcacagagaggtctggtaaagcacagggaagcattgtaaagcacagagaggtgtggtaaagcatagggaagcattgtaaagcacagagaggtgtggtaaagcatagggaagcattgtaaagcacagagaggtctggtaaagcatagggaagcattgtaaagcacagagaggtctggtaaagcatagggaagcattgtaaagcacagaaaggtctggtaaagcatagggaagcactgtaaagcacagagaggtctggtaaagcatagggaagcattgtaaagcacagagaggtctggtaaagcatagggaagcattgtaaagcacagagaggtctggtaaagcatagggaagcattgtaaagcacagagaggtctggtaaagcatagggaagcattgtaaagcacagagaggtctggtaaagcatagggaagcattgtaaagcacagagaggtctggtaaagcatagggaagcattgtaaagcacagagaggtctggtaaagcatagggaagcattgtaaagcacagagaggtctggtaaagcatagggaagcattgtaaagcacacagaggtctggtaaagcatagggaagcattgtaaagcacagagaggtctggtaaagcatagggaagcattgtaaagcacacagaggtctggtaaagcatagggaagcattgtaaagcacagagaggtctggtaaagcatagggaagcattgtaaagcacagagaggtgtggtaaagcatagggaagcattgtaaagcacagagaggtctggtaaagcatagggaagcattgtaaagcacaggtctggtaaagcatttacTCTCTGCCCCTTCCCTTTGTCTCTGTGTTTATTATGGGGTGTTTTCTCCTCTCGTTCCCTGTGTTTATTATGGGGTGTGTTCCCCGTTTCAGGATCCGATCTTCGTTTTGGAGAATAACATCCCCATTGATAGTCAGTACTATCTGGAGCAGCAGCTCTCCAAACCCCTGCTGAGGATTTTCGAGCCCATCCTGGGAGAGACGAGAGCAGAGAGCGTTCTCCTGAGTGAgtgtgcgcgcgcgcgcgcgcgcgcgtgcgtgcgcgtgcgcgcgcgtgcgtgcgtgtgtgtgtgtgtgcgtgcgtgtgcgtgtgtgtgtgcgtgcgtgtgtgtgtgtgtgtggctcctctcattatcagtgcgtgtgtgtggctccttattatcagtgtgtgtgtgtgtgtggctcctctcattatcagtgtgtgtgtgtgtgtggctcctctcattatcagtgtgtgtgtgtgtggctcctctcattatcagtgtgtgtgtgtgtgtggttcctctcattatcagtgtgtgtgtgtgtgtgtggctcctctcattattagtgtgtgtgtgtgtgtggctcctcattatcagtgtgtgtgtgtgtggctcctcattatcagtgtgtgtgtgtgtgtggctcctcattatcagtgtgtgtgtggctcctcattatcagtgtgtgtgtgtgtgtgtgctcctcattatcagtgtgtgtgtgtggctcctctcattatcagtgtgtgtgtgtgtctgtgtggcctcctctcattatcagtgtgtgtgtggctcctcattatcagtgtgtgtgtgtgtgtgtgtgtggctcctcattatcagtgtgtgtgtgtggctcttctcattatcagtgtgtgtgtgtgtggctcttctcattatcagtgtgtgtgtgtgtgtggctcttctcattatcagtgtgtgtgtgtgtgtgatgatgtCATTGATTTCATGGTGCTTCTCGTTTGACTGAAGCTCAttgctctctcttctctctctctctctctctcttttatgtCTTCGTTCTCTCAGAGGGGGATCACACACGATGCAAAACCGTTTTAACCTCCAAAGTCGGGGGGCTGATGGCGTTTGCTAAGAAGAGAAGCACGTGCATCGGCTGCAAAGCTGTGCTGAGTCACGacggtgtgtctgtgtgtgtgtgtgtgtgtgtgtgtgtctaacccCCAGAGTAAcatcacagtgtaataaagcataggaagcattgtaaagcacagagaggtctggtaaagcatagggaagcattgtaaagcacagagaggtctggtaaagcatagggaagcattgtaaagcacagagaggtctggtaaagcataggaagcattgtaaagcacagagaggtctggtaaagcatagggaagcattgtaaagcacagagaggtctggtaaagcatagggaagcattgtaaagcacagagaggtctggtaaagcatagggaagcattgtaaagcacagagaggtctggtaaagcataggaagcattgtaaagcacagagaggtctggtgaagcatagggaagcattgtaagcacagagaggtgtggaaagcatagaagcattgtaaagcacagagagtctggtaaagcatagggaggcattgtaaagcacagagaggtctggtaaagcataggaagcattgtaaaggcacagagaggtgtggtaaagcatagggaagcattgtaaagcacagagaggtgagagaatggatttaaatataaaatgatacACAGAGAAGTCGCAGTGGAAAAATTTGACAGCAGAATTCAGGAAGTCGTGACTATTTGAGGGGTTGCACATTCAAATAGAGGAAATGAAATCGCCTTTGCGTGTCACTTCCTGTGCGATTAGGTCTCCAGCCCTGACAGGAATTCAGTGTTTCAACATTGCAACAGTTTATGTGGCAATACTGaagagtgctgaccatctttaaaatccattctctcaccctcttattagctttattaacatgatcaccggccctccctttaaaggagtgctgaccatctttaaaatccattctacTCACCCTCTTATAGCTTATTAACAGgacactggcccctccctttaaaggagcgctgaccatctttaaaatccattctctcacctcttattagcttattaacaggatcacacggcccctccctttaaaggagcgctgaccatctttaaaattccattctctcacctcttattagctttattaacaggatcactggcccctccctttaaaggagcgctgaccatctttaaaatccattctctcacctcttattagctttattaacaggatcgctggcccctccctttaaaggagcggtgaccatctttaaaatccattctctcccctcttattagctttattaacaggatcactggcccctccctttaaagaaGCGCTGACCatcttaaaatccattctctcacctcttattagctttatagcattgtaattaatttctttctttctcaggtGCTGTCTGTAAATTACTGCAAAGTTCGTCAATCTGAACTTTATCAGAAGAAGTGAGTCTGTTTTGTTTCACTAAAGTCCATCTTCCCTCCTTTTTATACCAGCTCCAAATAATAACCCTGTCTCCTCTCCATtcctctcacctctcctctctctcttctctactctctctctctctcctctctcctctctcctctcctctccctctctcctatctcctctcctctcccctctctgttctcctcctctctcctctcctctctcctctctcctctcttctctccccctcttctctctctctctcccctctcctctcccatctctcctctctcccctctcctcctctctcctctctcctcacctctctctcctctcctctcctctcccctctctctagaTTACACATCTCAATACTCTTGAAGAGAAGTTCTCTCGCTTGTGGACTCAGTGCCAGCGCTGTCAGGGCAGTTTACACGAGGATGTTCTGTGCACGAGGTAAGAGATTTTACCCTACCAAGATGGCGACAGCCTGGCTTCAAACACCCATGCCTCTATGTAGACTTCACTCTACCAAGATGGCGGCAGCCCGGCTTCAAACACCTATTCATGGCCTCTATGTA
The Acipenser ruthenus unplaced genomic scaffold, fAciRut3.2 maternal haplotype, whole genome shotgun sequence genome window above contains:
- the LOC131728311 gene encoding LOW QUALITY PROTEIN: DNA polymerase delta catalytic subunit-like (The sequence of the model RefSeq protein was modified relative to this genomic sequence to represent the inferred CDS: deleted 1 base in 1 codon), translated to LPLSLSPDDFIKTPTGDLFVKDSVRKGLLPEILENLLTARKRAKAELKKEADPFKQKVLDGRQLALKISANSVYGFTGAQVGKLPCLEISQSVTGFGRQMIEKTKQLVESKYTVANGYQADAKVIYGDTDSVMVKLGLETVEETMKLGREAAGWVSSHFVPPIKLEFEKVYYPYLLISKKRYAGLYFSSNPHTHDKMDCKGIETVRRDNSPLVANLINTCLKFILIDRDPMGAVDHAKEVISDLLCNRVDISELVITKELTRTAEEYAGRQAHVELAERMRKRDAGSAPNLGDRVPYVIIKATKGVAAYMKSEDPIFVLENNIPIDSQYYLEQQLSKPLLRIFEPILGETRAESVLLKGDHTRCKTVLTSKVGGLMAFAKKRSTCIGCKAVLSHDGVSVCVCVCVCV